The genomic DNA GCATATAAGGAAAAGCAAAGCTGGTTTTCTAATTTGAGAGCATCAAATTTTTCCATAGCGTACCTCCCTCTGAAATAGATACGAGATTTAAGTTTCGAGGTTCGATATTTGAAAATTTAATTGATATCAATTAAATTTCACTAAATCAATTATAGACTACTTTGTTTTTCCTATCATCTACGGATTTCACGGAGTCTGTCAAGTTTTTGTGGGAGAATCCCCCCCACAAAAACTTCACAGACTCTTGTCTACCACGCTTCGCTTGGTTGCCTCTTTATGTGATTGGTGGGCGATCCCCCCCAATCACATAAAGGGGTTAAAACCTTCTCCCCACAAACATTTTACTCCTGCAATTTCACGCTGAGAACCGTCCCTACCAACATGCCTACTTCCTAGCCTGATGGACTTTCAATTGTTTTCCTTTGATGGTTGTTTTTTTCATGGTTTGTAGGACGAGTGGGCCTTTTCCGTTAAGAATATCGACATAGGTGGAGTTTTCTTGAATGGTGATGATTCCAATGTCGTCAGCGGAGACTCCTGGGATTTTGGCGATGGTTCCCACGAAATCAATGGCTCTAAGTTTCTTTTTCTTCCCTCCATTAAAATACAATTTCATAATGTCCTGGTTTAGCTTTTCACTCTTATTCTGTTTCAGGTTAGGCCTCGTATTGTTTTTTTGGTCAAAATCTGGTTGAGCCTTTTTAACGTCCTCTCTTGTTGGGGCTTCCCTTTTTACAATGTTAAAACCGATATATTCTTCTACTTCCTTTAGGAACTTTTCCTCGTGTGAGGTCATAAAAGTAATGGCCATCCCACTTTTTCCTGCTCGTGCCGTTCTTCCTGTTCGATGGACATATCTTTCTTTTTCTAATGGAAAATCATAGTTAATGATATGGGTAATATCATCGACGTCAATACCCCTCGCAGCCACATCGGTAGCGACCAGGAAACGAAATGCCCCTCTTTTAAAATCATTCATTACCGCAAAACGGTCCTCCTGAACCATGGCACCGTGGAGTTGATCGACAGACATTCCCCAATCATCCAACTTACCAAACAACTCGTGGACTCTCTCTTGAGTCCGACAAAAAAGGATGCAGCTATCTGGGTTCTCTAGCGTGAGAACATCTTTTAGTAGAGAGAGCTTGTCCGCTTCTTCTACCTCCATTACAAAATGGTTAATTTTTTCTGTCGTAATTCCAGAAGCCTTCACCTGAATATGATTTGGGTTCTGCATATATTTGCGGCAAAGGCTCTCGACATCCTCGGGTAAAGTTGCCGAAAAGGTAAAGGTTGTTCGGTTCTTCGGAAGCCTTTCAATAATGGCTTCTACTTGGTCAATGAACCCCATATTCAGCATTTCATCCGCTTCATCAATCACCAAATATTCGATTTTATCTAAGATTAATGTTCCTTTTTCCATATGGTCCAAAACTCTTCCTGGAGTACCCACGACCACGTGAACTTTTTGTTTTAATTCTAATTGCTGTTTTGCAAAGGACTGCTTCCCATATACAGCAGTCACCTTAATCCGTTTGAATCTCCCGATGTTTGTAAAGTCCTCTGCCACCTGGGCCGCGAGCTCACGAGTCGGTGAGAGAATCAAAGCTTGTGGCTTGTTCTCCTCCCAATCCACTTTTTCACAAATTGGAATCGCAAAGGCAGCTGTTTTCCCACTTCCCGTTTGCGATTGCACAATTAAATCGTGACCTAATAAAGCCTCTGGAATGACCTTTTGCTGGACTTTTGTGGGGGAACTGTAGCCCAACGCTGACAGTGCCTTGAGAATCTCATTACTTAATTTATAATTATTGAACTCTGAATTCGACATATTTGCCCTCCATACCAATACTTTGATACTAATCTTAACTTTACCAAAAATGTCTTGCTCTAGCATAACTTTTTTAATGTTGGTTGGCCATGTTCAACACTTGCCTTGTTATAAACTTAGTATTACAATTATAATTGGTATTACAAACATATAAGTAAGAGGTGTAACTATGACCTATCGAAAAGAGTCTGGAAGGGTCACAAAGAAAGGACAAGTAACTATTCCTATTGAGGTTAGAAATGAATTGGATATTGAAGAGGGAGATCGTCTTGATTTTGTAAGAGAAACTGATGGGACTTATAAAGTAGATGTAATCAAAGCAAAATCGATCAAAAATTCGGTAGGCAAATTAAAAGTGGATAAAACACGGACCTTTGAACAGGAACGGCAAATCGCTCAAGAAAAAATAGGTTTATCCAAAATGAGGAATTTGTTTGAGGACGTTAAAAATGAAGAAATACTTGATTGATACTAACATTGCCATTAGAATCTTAACCAATGATCCACCTGAACTTGTGGCGCAACTAGAGGGCCTTTTAGAAAAAGTAGACAATAGAGAAATTTCTTTTTTTGTCCCTTCTATAGTAATTGCTGAAGTTTGCTGGGTACTCCAATCTGTTTATTCATTTTCTAAAAAAGAAATTGGACAAGCTTTATTAGAATTCGTTTCCTCTGAAGGAGTTGAAGTAGAAGAAAAATTCGTCCTACAAGCCCTGGAGTCTTTTTATAAGAATAACGTAGATTTTATCGATGCCTATTTATCCTTAAAAGCAAACCAAAACGAAACTAGCATTATCACTTGGAACAAAAAAGACTTCAAGAAATTAGAATGCGAATTTTACTCTCCTAGTGAAACCACTAAATAATGTGGCCATAGGGTTTGTGGGCACGGTTCTTGCCTAACGGATGCGTCCATAGGAAGTTCTATTGACCAGTTTTGATTACCCAATCTGGAAAATGAGTCAATAGAACTCTTCTATTGACCGGGTTTGCCTTCCCAATCTGGAAAATGAGTCAATAGAGCTCTTCTATTGACCGGGTTTGCCTTCCTAATCTGGAAAATGAGTTAATAGAGCTCTTCTATTGACCGATTTTGCCTTCTCAATCTGGAAAATGAGTCAATAGAGCTCTTCTATTGACCGGGTTTGCCTTCCCAATCTGGAAAATGAGTCAATAGAGCACCTCTATTTACCAGTTTTGCCTTCCCAATCTGGAAAATGAGTTAATAGAGCTCTTCTATTGACCGGGTTTGCCTTCCCAATCTGGAAAATGAGTCAATAGAATGAATTTACCTCTGAATTTCCCCCTCTCCACTACTATAAAGGGCGTTCGCAAAATACGCTTCAAAAACATAAGGGCATAAAAAAAGAGCAAATAGTAGCGACTATTCACTCAATCAATATAGTAATATAACACCACAAAAACAAGAGAATCCCTACAGAACAAGGAATTCAACGTGAGAACCGTCCCTACCAACACACCTACCAACACAACTATCATCTCATTAATCAACACAATTTGTGTGCGAAGGGAGGGTTTTTAGTGGAATAGTAGAAATATATTTGGTAAGAATTATATTGAGGTTTTTTATTAGTTTTATGCCTTGAAGGGGGATTATCATGAGTTGGGTCCTTTCGGAAAAAGAAACAGCTGACATCATGGCTCAAATGAGTGAGGAACAAAGGGAGTTCATAAACAATTACATCAAGCAAAGCAAGAAAAGTAAATGGTTGCAAGTTCTTGCTGAAAAAAAAGGAATTTTAATTCATTCCAAGGATTCACTGAATCAAGTGTTAGAGAAAGTGAACGATTGGTATCTTGAGGAGATCTTAGATGCTGGGTACGGCAACCGCTTTTATCGATGTGAATGTGGACAATCTTTGCGGTTCCAATACATCGTAAAAAATAAATCAGAAAATAAAACCTATAAATTAGGAGAAACCTGTCTTGAACATTATACTGGTCTATCGCCGTCCATTATACAAGATATTAAAAATGGGCTTCATACGATTAATCAGGAACGAGACAATATTTTAATTTGCTACAAGGAAGGAGAGTTCACAGACCTTTCCCCATACAACTCCATTGACGTACCAGAAGTTATGAAAAAGCAAGTGGAACTCGGGCTCCCTCTCTCCGAAAAGCAAATTAACAAATTAGAGATACGTTTGAAGGAACAAAAAGAAAACGAACTAATAGAAACTAAAAGAAAAGTGAGACTAGAGCACGAGCGGAAGCTAAAGAACTTTGTGGATTCTTTTGAAGGCGAACAGAAGGAATTTGTAAGTAATTTGCCTCTAAAACAATTAGAAGAACTTTATGATTTGATGCAAAGTGAAGATAACCCACCTCTTAATGAAGAATTATTCCAAGGAATTGAATTACCAACCGATATCAAAGATCATATTCGGCTTGGATTCCCTCTTTTTTCTATGCAAAAATTAAGACTTAATCGGTTGTGGGAAGAAAAAATTGCTCTTCAAAAACAAAAAAAGAATGCCCCTATGGACATTGCATACGATGAGTTTATCGAAAGACATCTATCTACATTAAAAGCTATTAGGGCCAAACAAGATGAGATTCCCCCGGGTCTGAGGAAAGACTGGGATTCCATCCAAGAAAATATTAGAGAATTTCGTCAAGGTAAACCTTTCAACTATAGAAGCTGGAAACGAAACACAAGAAACCTCATTGCAGCAATAAAAGTAGAAGAAGATGATTACCTATAATCGGTGACATGGCAAGTGTGCTGATAGGGACGGTTCTATTAGGGAACAATCGGAAGTTTTG from Bacillaceae bacterium S4-13-56 includes the following:
- a CDS encoding DEAD/DEAH box helicase, yielding MSNSEFNNYKLSNEILKALSALGYSSPTKVQQKVIPEALLGHDLIVQSQTGSGKTAAFAIPICEKVDWEENKPQALILSPTRELAAQVAEDFTNIGRFKRIKVTAVYGKQSFAKQQLELKQKVHVVVGTPGRVLDHMEKGTLILDKIEYLVIDEADEMLNMGFIDQVEAIIERLPKNRTTFTFSATLPEDVESLCRKYMQNPNHIQVKASGITTEKINHFVMEVEEADKLSLLKDVLTLENPDSCILFCRTQERVHELFGKLDDWGMSVDQLHGAMVQEDRFAVMNDFKRGAFRFLVATDVAARGIDVDDITHIINYDFPLEKERYVHRTGRTARAGKSGMAITFMTSHEEKFLKEVEEYIGFNIVKREAPTREDVKKAQPDFDQKNNTRPNLKQNKSEKLNQDIMKLYFNGGKKKKLRAIDFVGTIAKIPGVSADDIGIITIQENSTYVDILNGKGPLVLQTMKKTTIKGKQLKVHQARK
- a CDS encoding PIN domain-containing protein; this translates as MKKYLIDTNIAIRILTNDPPELVAQLEGLLEKVDNREISFFVPSIVIAEVCWVLQSVYSFSKKEIGQALLEFVSSEGVEVEEKFVLQALESFYKNNVDFIDAYLSLKANQNETSIITWNKKDFKKLECEFYSPSETTK
- a CDS encoding AbrB/MazE/SpoVT family DNA-binding domain-containing protein, yielding MTYRKESGRVTKKGQVTIPIEVRNELDIEEGDRLDFVRETDGTYKVDVIKAKSIKNSVGKLKVDKTRTFEQERQIAQEKIGLSKMRNLFEDVKNEEILD